One Candidatus Paceibacterota bacterium DNA segment encodes these proteins:
- a CDS encoding DUF192 domain-containing protein, whose protein sequence is MSFRRYLIIFFILVSAAAAVFYVGLKDKTGKKPETQSVSTIQAHIDSLGFTFDVADTDALRQKGLGGRVALSPGQGMLFVFDHPDQYGFWMKDMLFSIDILWLDDRGSIVTIAADVSTSTYPQIFYPQAPSKYVVEILAGESEKNHLKIGDKFFFQNNI, encoded by the coding sequence AAGATATTTAATTATTTTTTTTATATTGGTCAGCGCGGCAGCTGCTGTCTTTTATGTGGGCCTAAAGGACAAAACAGGTAAAAAGCCAGAAACTCAATCCGTCTCTACAATACAAGCCCATATTGATTCTTTGGGGTTTACTTTTGATGTTGCTGATACGGATGCCCTACGCCAAAAAGGATTGGGGGGGAGAGTTGCACTCTCCCCAGGCCAGGGTATGCTTTTTGTCTTTGATCATCCAGATCAATATGGTTTTTGGATGAAGGACATGCTTTTTTCAATCGACATTCTCTGGCTCGACGACCGGGGCTCGATTGTCACCATTGCAGCTGATGTTTCCACCTCCACATATCCCCAAATCTTTTATCCACAGGCGCCCTCAAAGTATGTAGTTGAAATCTTGGCAGGGGAAAGTGAAAAAAATCACCTAAAAATTGGAGATAAATTTTTTTTCCAAAATAATATCTAA